The genome window GTCACCACATCAAATCACTGCCATGTTTAAATAGTTTTACCATGAAATCAAAGAACATCTGGAGTAGAACATTTGATTAACTTTTATTGAAATCAGAATCTTTGTTCACACTGTAGGGGATCCACCACTTGGTACACAACCTGAAAGACAAGAGCAACATTAGTTAGGGGAAGACCTCGTCAGACAatttgttaaatacattttatcatcaTACCTTTTACAGGTCACTACCCTTGCCTCCTGAAGCCTCCATGTGAAGAAGCACGTGAACCAGTCTGCTGTACCGGGGCCTGCATGGGGGCCTTGGCTGGAGCCTTCACTGGTGTCTTGGCTGGAGCCATCTGCTGTTCAACAACAGGCATATAGGTAAAGTGGTATCTCTCATAGTGATCCTCCTGCGAGCTGTCACTGCCGTGCTcgaagctgctgctgccgtgAGTGTATGTGCCTGCAGGATACTGGCCAGTCAGGAACATGTAGTTGTAGGAAGGATAAGGACCCCAGCTTCCACCTATGTTGGAGTCTGTCTCAGGCTGGCCGATGAAGCCTTCTCCAGCAGATTCTTCAGACTCGGGCatatgaggaggaggaggcagccaGCCTTGTTCCTCGGTCTCCCTCTCGGAGTTCCCATGCTCAATGCTCGATTCAAAATGGGACAAGTCTCCTGCTTGGTACACTGGTCCAGGTGGTAGGGCACCTGGACCGGAGGCTGCAGCACGTGCACCAGCCGACATTTCAGCATCGCCAGAGAGACTGAGCGGTGCAACAGCCCAGCTGATCTCTGAGAACAGGAATAGAGATTATGGGAATCAAACTCCAACTACATGAATATTCGTGCAAGCCATGAGTCAAGTCCAATAGGACATTATGGACTGGACCCTTACCTCGTGGAGCAGATTGAAAAGCAGCTCCTGATTGTGCAGGGCTGGCAGACTGAGGGACACTGGGCATCGGCTTTGGCGCAGCCTGATAATATTGTGTGGAGCTGCCTTGAGAGGGACCATAGTTTGGCATACCAGATCCAGAAGAAGAGTAGTCAGAAGGTGCTCCCTGGTACGAGACAAAACTAGGACCAGCATTTGTGTAACTGCTGTCATAGGAAGCACCAGGACCAGAGCCTAGAGACAAGACAAGTTAATCAGATAAAAGTCAACTGAGGAAAAGGGGTTTACTTGAGTGATGATGCATTACCTTTCTGAACAGGAAGGCAGCATATGTCCACAACAAGCAGAGCAAAGAGGGAAGCCCTGAAATGATTTAAAACACAATGAGATAGTTATTTGCAGTAACCAGTTAACTTACAACAAGCACCATGCTTACCCTGAGAGGAACTGTACAGTCATCATGTTGAAGGCTGCTGTTGGAGACTCTGTCAGATGAGGAGAGTTATAAGTGTTGCCAGAGATCagcactgaccaatcagatctTAACGAGTTCACAGCAGACAGCTGCTGGTAAATTACTCTCAGCTGGTGGATCAAACCTGCATTTATATTACAACAAATTCAACTAGTGTTAACAGTCTGATATTGGGAAACATGGCATGTCAACCCCAAATCTAACTAGTTCaaacaaagcaaagaaaaataatttgccTAATTTGTTGACAGTGTCCTTTATGGATCATGTTAAATTACATACTCAAGCTTCATCTGTATGAACCTGATGTGATTTGAACATGTGCTACCATTGACaaacattgtctttttttctcttgctgAGGTGAAATTGTACTTTGTCAGGCTAAACTGGGACTGATAAGCATTTTCTAAATTTATCAAAGTAACGAAAGACTTCTTTTATATAAATTTTTTGTACACAAACACCAACGAAAAAACCTGCTCCATTGCTTGTGAATCCAAAAATGCCAATTCATGAATGCAAATGTGGACAGAGCTGTCTGACCCTGACATGATTTGAACACGCTATCATTGTGCCACATCGCCTACTGTCTGTTGCTGAAGTGGCACTTTATAGTGGTCAGCTgggtctctttttcttttttttttagcactttttatatgttgtagagcatgaaaaatatgtttttccattCAGTTTGTCACTTAAATGTACTGAAAACAACATCCACAGTGTTGGTGTAGCAGCAAACAACAATCTGTGATGTAAAAATATAGTCAagagtgaaaaataaatttgcCGTGTACAGCCTATGTCATGTGGAGGCAATCCCTGCAAGACTAAAGCTTATCAACTCAACTTGATTCATTctcaaaatgtaacaaaaaaaaggaaagagtgttttttgcttgttttatttagtttatcacacaaacatacagaaatGTGTTTAATCAAATTTGTTGAATGAGCTGCTTGTCAATCTTAGCCACTAATGTAGCATTGCAGATGTTTCACTCTCTTTCtcggtctctctctctattccttcaaccattactaaATATTTATATGGTCATTTGTTACTAATtattaaaccaattattaatcaGAGtcccaaattgatagtttagtaactttgaGAGACTGATTGAGTTAAATTGGCTATCTTTCCTCTGTTTTACATAGTGGTGGCCCATCTCAAggtgacttagagtaaatcaagtcatgtCATTTCATGTAATAATTTTTTATAATGAATATTGATAATTCTCAAAGCCATCTAAACACACTTTTGAACCATGAGACCCACATAAGTGTAACACTTGTTGATCCAAATGGGTCTAATCAATAATGTTCATGTAATGGAGTCCACCTCTACACCACAAGGGCTGTACTCAGATGCTGTAATAGCCCTTTAGTGCAAAGGTTTTCACTGTAGCAGGATTCAAGACTGAGCCAAAGTTTTCTTGCACAGAAGATATTTACTGTTTTGGTGGCAGTGGAAAGTGCTGTTTCATGTGTTGCCCCAAAATTCAGTTGAGATCTGGTGACAGCAAAAGCTAGTCTGTATCTGGTCAAGTTATTATTGCTCTAAGGAGCCATTACACAAGCACTGCAGAAGTTTGACCCTAATGTGATTCGAACACGGAGCCTTCTGATCTGGAGTCAGACCAGCCGCCATTGTGCCACAGAGTCTATTTACAAATGCTGAAGTAGAACTTTATAGAGATCAACTGGGTCTGTTGTTCACTTAATATGAGCAGCAGAGAAATATTTGCTGTGTAAAAATATAGTCAAGGCAGTGGAATTTTACTTTTGAGTTTGTCCCATTTCTAAAATGTGTTCTAAAGATTTTCTCAGAGATTCGCAGGTTTTATCTCACATGATTTCAATACACAATCTTCAGATCTGGAGTCAATCACCCAGAGCTGATATGTATTTTCAAAGCGTAACACAGCAAGGAAagggtgtttattttattatttatcacacAAACAGCAAGGTGCTtcatcaaagtgaaaaaatgaacTCCACTTCTTGTCAGTCTTAATTGGTCTAACCAGCCATTAATTCAGCACGGCAGATGTGTGATGTGATTTGTACAATTAGCCTTCAGATCTGGAGTAAAACCTATACGCCCGCTACACCACAAGGTCTGCCAGCCTCAGCTGTACATGCGGTGAAGAGAGATGACTTTAAAAATAAGTCTGCCAAGCAATCTATGTGTCACAGACCTGAAAATGAGAAACTGTCGTGAAAAGCAAATTTCAAAACAGTTTTATCAAAGTGGAACAAACAAAGACATCTCAAAATGTTGACGTTTATGTAATCTTTGACAATTATAAACTCATGAGTCAGATGGACAACCTGGTCTCATAACAGAAGTCAGATTACAACTGCTTGAACAAGATGTGATTTGAGTCAGTTCAGTCACCATTGTTAAATGAGCTTATATTACACTACcgcaaatatattatatatccatTGATTCCCTTTATTGGAGAATAATATGACATGCTGAGTGGTTAAAAGTTCAAGCTACTGATGAGATTGAATTTTTTGATCAGTAATGCAgccagcagctttttttttttaagatatttttttgggcattttgtagctttgagagagagagatactgagagtgaagggggagacatgcgggaaagggctccaagctggattcgaaccaagtccgcccgcttacgaggactgagcctctgtggtacgcgctctaccaggtgtgccactgggAACGCCCCGCAAGAATTAAGCCTTACACTCACTGCAGCCCTCATAGCCATTTCCTAGAAGACTGGCATATCTGTCCATGTGGGCAGCCAAGAGAACTTTGACAAACTACACAACTTACAATCAAACTACAGACAGCTGTGTCCAGGCCAGTTTCTGTTGCCTTTAGCTCTCCAGTCAGCAAACCCCAGGTGCCACTGAGAGCTAATACTGCGTAACAGAAATTTGTTCGACACATGGGCAGAACTTCTCGTGTGGGGTCTGAACTATTGGTCAAACAATGTGGTGTGTTGCACTGGGAAGGCCCTATGGAGGtcttcccaggagttctgcacTTGTTTCTTGTGAAGTATGCAATATCCTGGTCGGAACTAAGTCAGTTCTTGCAGAGTGTGCATCAGCCTACTATAAACCTAGTTAAACCTAAGTTAAGCAGTGGACTAACTGAGGTCAAGTATGGCCTCTCCCAAATGGATACAGAGCATGTCAAAGCCTTTATCCTTGTAAGGCTTGAAGCCGAGAGTCAGTCAAGTCAGAGGATTTAAAAATCATAGCTCAGATTGTCTCCACACCAAATCACTGCCATGTTTAAATAGTTTTACCATGAAGTCAAACATCTGGAGTAGAGCatttgatttacttttattgAAATCAGAATCTTTGTTCACACTGTAGGGGATCCACCACTTGGTACGCACCCTGAAAGACAGGAAGAGCAACATTAGTTGGGTAAGACCTCTTCAGacatgttaaatacattttatcatcaTACCTTTTACAGGTCACTAGCCTTGCTTTCTGAAGCCGCCATATGAAGAAGCACGTGAACCTTGTACTGGGGCCTGCATGGGGGCCTTGGCTGGACCCTTCACTGGTGTCTTGGCTGGAGCCATCTGCTGTTCAACAACAGGCATATAGGTAAAGTGGTATCTCTCATAGTGATCCTCCTGCGAGCTGTCACTGCCGTGCTcgaagctgctgctgccgtgAGTGTATGTGCCTGCAGGATACTGGCCAGTCAGGAACATGTAGTTGTAGGAAGGATAAGGAAACCAGCTTCCACCCATGTTGGAGTCTGTCTCAGGCTGGCCAATGAAGCTTTCTCCAGCAGATTCTTCAGACTCGGGCAtataaggaggaggaggaggaagccaGCCTTGTTCCTCGGTCTCCCTCTCGGAGTTCCCATGCTCAATGCTCGATTCAAAATGGGACAAGTCTCCTGCTTGGTACACTGGTCCAGGTGGTAGGGCACCTGGACCGGAGGCTGCAGCACGTGCACCAGCCGACATTTCAGCATCGCCAGAGAGACTGAGCGGTGCAACAGCCCAGCTGATCTCTGAGAACAGGAATAGAGATTACGGGAATCAAACTCCCACTACATGAATATCTGTGCAAGCCATGAGTCAAGTCCAACAGGACATTATGTATTGGACCCTTACCTCGTTGAGCAGATTGAAAAGCAGCTCCTGATTGTGCAGGGCTGGCAGACTGAGGGACACTGGGCATCGGCTTTGGCGCAGCCTGATAATATTGTGTGGAGCTGCCTTGAGAAGGACCATAGTTTGGCATACCAGATCCAGAAGAAGAGTAGTCAGAAGGTGCTCCCTGGTACGAGTCAAAACTAGGACCAGCATTTGTGTAACTGCTGTCATAGGAAGCACCAGGACCAGAGCCTAGAGACAAGACAAGTAAATCAGATAAGTcaattgaggggaaaaaaaaaaaaaaaaaacaaaaaaaaaaagtttacttgAGTGATGATACATTACCTTTCTGAACAGGAAGGCAGCATATGTCCACAATAAGCAGAGCAAAAAGGGAAGCCCTGAAATGatttaaaacaacacaatgagATAGTTATTTGCAGTAACCAGTTAACTTACAACAAGCACCATGCTTACCCTGAGAGAAACTGTACAGTCATCATGTTGAAGGCTGCTGTTGGAGACTCTGTCAGATGAGGAGCGTTATAAGTGTTGCCAGAGATCagcactgaccaatcagatctTAATGAGTTCACAGCAGACAGCTGCTGGTAAATTAATCTCAGCTGGTGGATCAAACctgcatgaatgaatgattaTCAAACACATACTTGTGGTATTTAGTTGAAACCATCCAGTAATGAGGTCAATAAAAccagggtcttttttctttttgtgtgctCTGATCAGCTCACGCTGGCTCTCGTCGCATACACATTCATGTAATATCCATGTGCAGTCCAGGCAAACGACAACAAACATGGCGCACTATTTTcatcagtcagacattcaagttgCCCTAGCAGCTCTGATAACTATCCAGAAGTCATTTCAGCAGTTAGGCAGAATTATTACAGATAATGTAACAGAAAAGAGAAGGCACATTAATTATGACCTCCTCCATTATGACCTCCACGTGTGTCCCGACAAAATTGTCTgtcttatgctacctatacaccagaagactttgaaaagatttggaaagactcctgcaaaactatcagctcacatctgctcacatctaaagacaactgttgagagtttttagtcccagcctagtctctgagattctacaaagactgtgaatcttgcaggatcactatttacaagactacaactagatttccttgagcattttttacctaccatgcaatttttgtgtgtgcagtggtttgtgttgaaaaaaaaacaacaaaaagaagaggagaagacgccacaaaatgcccctcacaaagctgaaaaggggtttctgtttttctgacatgaaaagttgactattttacagtaaaatagatataaggaagaataaaggaaaggaaactgtagaaaagaattcatgatatacatttatgtcctatttaattatttgtttaattgaataattatacttatcagctctatcaactttcatttagttaatcacacattcatcatcaattatttattacttatttatgtatacatttatttatacattttaactgggtctgcttactgttctctttactaagaaacagggcccccaaaatcccgcttgtggccataaatatattacatctctatatttgtatttaggattgagttttctgacattattgtgatgttactttttcctgtcgaagtggttttattgGCCAGTCTGGAACcactcatctattggttgttgattgtgttacgtcactgcgacacaaacccaagactaggaaaagactgatatgaaacagcggcgattactaccttacacttaacgatctggatgacgggagcgcgctgtgactccagtaagactcctagatttactaaagacttttagtttttagtctggttctgtgaaaatcgtttggtgtaagcccaacATTACTTTGTTTCTCTGCCATGTTTTGGTTTTCGACTGTAGAGAAGTGTCTCCACATGCGCAAGCTCTTGGTGGTGTTGTGTGGCAGTGCTTCATGG of Centropristis striata isolate RG_2023a ecotype Rhode Island chromosome 12, C.striata_1.0, whole genome shotgun sequence contains these proteins:
- the LOC131981978 gene encoding uncharacterized protein LOC131981978, with protein sequence MMTVQFLSGASLFALLVVDICCLPVQKGSGPGASYDSSYTNAGPSFVSYQGAPSDYSSSGSGMPNYGPSQGSSTQYYQAAPKPMPSVPQSASPAQSGAAFQSAPREISWAVAPLSLSGDAEMSAGARAAASGPGALPPGPVYQAGDLSHFESSIEHGNSERETEEQGWLPPPPHMPESEESAGEGFIGQPETDSNIGGSWGPYPSYNYMFLTGQYPAGTYTHGSSSFEHGSDSSQEDHYERYHFTYMPVVEQQMAPAKTPVKAPAKAPMQAPVQQTGSRASSHGGFRRQG
- the LOC131981976 gene encoding uncharacterized protein LOC131981976, whose translation is MFVVVCLDCTWILHECVCDESQRELIRAHKKKKDPGFIDLITGWFQLNTTSLIHQLRLIYQQLSAVNSLRSDWSVLISGNTYNAPHLTESPTAAFNMMTVQFLSGASLFALLIVDICCLPVQKGSGPGASYDSSYTNAGPSFDSYQGAPSDYSSSGSGMPNYGPSQGSSTQYYQAAPKPMPSVPQSASPAQSGAAFQSAQREISWAVAPLSLSGDAEMSAGARAAASGPGALPPGPVYQAGDLSHFESSIEHGNSERETEEQGWLPPPPPYMPESEESAGESFIGQPETDSNMGGSWFPYPSYNYMFLTGQYPAGTYTHGSSSFEHGSDSSQEDHYERYHFTYMPVVEQQMAPAKTPVKGPAKAPMQAPVQGSRASSYGGFRKQG